In Methanotorris formicicus Mc-S-70, a single window of DNA contains:
- a CDS encoding TIGR00296 family protein translates to MKLTFEEGIFAVKFARSIIESHLSGYELVVNDYPSKFNEKRGAFVTLHTYPDHDLRGCIGIPEPIMPLIEALREAAISSALSDPRFPPVTLEEMGNIVVEVSILTPPQLIKVSHPREYLEKIKIGRDGLIIEYGVYRGLLLPQVPVEWGWDVEEYLANLCLKAGLPPDVWLDERVKIYKFEAQIFEEVEPRGNVVEKTHAYE, encoded by the coding sequence TTGAAACTAACATTTGAAGAAGGCATATTTGCCGTAAAATTTGCAAGGAGTATAATTGAAAGCCACCTTTCTGGATACGAATTGGTTGTAAATGACTATCCATCAAAATTTAATGAAAAGAGAGGGGCATTTGTGACTCTCCATACGTATCCAGACCATGATTTGAGAGGATGTATTGGAATCCCAGAACCAATTATGCCATTAATAGAGGCTTTAAGGGAGGCTGCAATAAGTTCAGCCCTTAGCGACCCAAGATTCCCACCAGTAACTTTGGAGGAAATGGGTAATATAGTTGTTGAGGTTAGTATTTTAACGCCTCCTCAATTAATTAAAGTATCTCATCCAAGGGAATACTTGGAAAAAATTAAAATTGGAAGGGATGGTTTAATTATTGAATATGGAGTTTATAGGGGGTTGTTGTTACCACAAGTTCCTGTTGAGTGGGGATGGGATGTTGAAGAATACTTAGCAAATCTATGCCTTAAGGCAGGGCTTCCGCCAGATGTGTGGTTAGATGAGAGGGTTAAGATATACAAATTTGAAGCCCAAATCTTTGAAGAGGTTGAGCCAAGGGGAAACGTTGTTGAAAAAACCCATGCATATGAATGA